From a region of the Myroides sp. JBRI-B21084 genome:
- a CDS encoding methylmalonyl-CoA mutase family protein, translating to MEQKIYTPKNKVRIVTAAALFDGHDAAINIMRRIIQATGCEVIHLGHDKSVEDVVNTAIQEDANAIAMTSYQGGHNEYFKYMYDLLNEKGAGHIKIVGGGGGVILPTEINELMDYGITRIYSPDDGRELGLQGMINDMVEKADFPTGSLELPKGKDVYQSLKDKDITTISRLISLAENREEDFLKAFDFEKVENKTAPVLGITGTGGAGKSSMVDEIVRRFLIDFPNKNIALVSVDPSKKKTGGALLGDRIRMNSINNSRVYMRSLATRQSNLALSKYVEEAIQVLKAAQYDLIILETSGIGQSDTEILDHSDASLYIMTPEFGAATQLEKIDMLDFADIVAINKFDKRGALDALRDVKKQYQRNHNLWDTNPDDMPVFGTIASQFNDPGTNQLYKSIIDKVVEKTGADLQSTFEITKEMSEKIFVIPPSRTRYLSEIAENNRGYDAKAVSQKEVAQKLYAIYKTIETISGKLPNITQHGIEIVGAENAELAKVLLAEFDKLKRDLDPYNWEVITTWNDKVNKYKNPVYSFKVRDKEIKIQTHSESLSHLQIPKIALPKYEAWGDILRWVLQENVPGEFPFTSGLYPFKREGEDPTRMFAGEGGPERTNRRFHYVSKGMPAKRLSTAFDSVTLYGNDPGHRPDIYGKIGNAGVSICCLDDAKKLYSGFDLSHAATSVSMTINGPAPMLLGFFMNAAIDQNCEKYIIENGLEAEVEAKIKAIYEDKGLNRPRYNGDLPEGNNGLGLMLLGVTGDQVLPADVYAEIKKNTLSQVRGTVQADILKEDQAQNTCIFSTEFALRLMGDVQEYFINKNVRNFYSVSISGYHIAEAGANPVTQLAFTLANGFTYVEYYLSRGMDINAFGPNLSFFFSNGIDPEYSVIGRVARRIWAKALKQKYGANERAQMLKYHIQTSGRSLHAQEIDFNDIRTTLQALYAIYDNCNSLHTNAYDEAITTPTEESVRRAMAIQLIINKELGLAKNENPIQGSFIIEELTDLVEEAVLSEFDRITERGGVLGAMETMYQRSKIQEESLYYETLKHNGDFPIIGVNTFLSSTGSKTVVPAEVIRATEEEKQFQIHTKENLHAAKASEAGSELARIQEAAIQNKNIFEALMDATKVCSLGQITDALFKVGGQYRRNM from the coding sequence ATGGAACAAAAAATATACACGCCAAAAAACAAAGTACGCATAGTAACAGCAGCTGCTTTATTTGATGGGCACGATGCTGCAATTAACATAATGCGCCGAATAATACAGGCTACAGGTTGCGAAGTAATTCATTTAGGTCACGATAAATCGGTTGAAGATGTTGTTAATACAGCAATTCAAGAAGATGCAAATGCAATAGCCATGACATCGTATCAAGGTGGTCATAACGAATACTTTAAATACATGTATGATTTGCTTAACGAAAAAGGGGCAGGGCATATTAAAATTGTTGGCGGCGGCGGCGGCGTAATACTACCAACCGAAATAAATGAATTAATGGATTATGGTATTACACGTATTTATTCTCCAGATGATGGAAGGGAATTAGGATTACAAGGTATGATTAACGATATGGTTGAAAAAGCTGATTTTCCAACAGGTTCTTTAGAACTACCAAAAGGGAAAGATGTGTACCAATCATTAAAAGATAAAGATATTACAACTATTTCGCGATTAATTTCGTTAGCAGAAAATCGTGAGGAAGACTTTTTAAAAGCTTTTGATTTTGAAAAAGTTGAAAATAAAACAGCGCCAGTATTAGGTATTACGGGTACTGGTGGAGCAGGAAAATCGTCAATGGTTGATGAAATTGTTCGTAGATTTTTAATCGATTTTCCTAATAAAAACATAGCATTAGTATCGGTAGATCCATCTAAAAAGAAAACAGGTGGAGCCTTGTTAGGTGATCGTATCCGCATGAATTCAATAAATAATTCACGTGTTTACATGCGTTCATTAGCAACTCGTCAATCAAATTTAGCATTATCTAAATATGTTGAAGAAGCTATTCAAGTGCTAAAAGCAGCCCAATACGATTTAATTATATTAGAAACATCGGGAATTGGGCAATCAGATACCGAAATATTAGATCATTCCGACGCTTCGTTGTACATCATGACACCTGAATTTGGTGCAGCTACGCAGTTGGAAAAAATTGATATGTTAGATTTTGCCGATATTGTAGCCATCAACAAGTTTGATAAGCGAGGTGCGTTAGATGCTTTACGCGACGTGAAAAAACAATACCAACGCAATCATAATTTATGGGACACAAACCCTGATGATATGCCTGTTTTTGGAACCATTGCATCGCAATTTAATGATCCTGGAACAAATCAATTATATAAATCAATTATCGATAAAGTAGTTGAGAAAACAGGAGCAGATTTACAATCTACATTCGAAATTACAAAAGAAATGTCTGAAAAAATATTTGTAATTCCACCAAGTAGAACACGTTATTTATCAGAAATTGCCGAAAACAATCGTGGGTATGATGCTAAGGCAGTTTCACAAAAAGAAGTTGCTCAAAAATTATATGCAATTTACAAAACCATTGAAACAATTTCGGGTAAGTTACCAAACATTACTCAACATGGAATTGAAATTGTAGGTGCTGAAAATGCAGAACTAGCAAAGGTTTTATTGGCTGAATTTGATAAGTTAAAACGCGATTTAGATCCGTATAATTGGGAAGTTATAACAACTTGGAACGATAAAGTTAATAAATACAAAAACCCAGTTTATTCATTTAAAGTTCGCGATAAAGAAATCAAAATTCAAACGCATTCTGAATCATTGTCGCATTTACAAATTCCAAAAATAGCTTTACCTAAATACGAAGCTTGGGGCGATATTTTACGTTGGGTTTTACAAGAAAATGTACCAGGTGAGTTTCCTTTTACATCGGGCTTGTATCCTTTTAAACGTGAAGGAGAAGATCCAACGCGTATGTTTGCTGGTGAAGGTGGACCAGAACGTACCAACCGTCGTTTTCACTATGTATCTAAAGGTATGCCTGCAAAACGTTTATCAACAGCGTTTGATTCAGTAACTTTATACGGAAACGACCCAGGGCACAGACCAGATATTTACGGAAAAATTGGTAACGCAGGTGTTTCAATTTGTTGTTTAGACGATGCTAAGAAATTGTATTCAGGCTTTGATTTATCACATGCTGCAACATCAGTTTCAATGACCATTAATGGGCCCGCACCTATGTTGTTAGGCTTTTTTATGAATGCAGCAATTGATCAAAACTGTGAAAAATACATCATAGAAAACGGTTTAGAAGCAGAAGTTGAAGCTAAAATTAAAGCCATTTACGAAGATAAAGGATTAAACCGCCCGCGTTATAATGGCGATTTACCAGAAGGAAACAATGGCTTAGGTTTAATGCTTTTAGGGGTAACAGGCGATCAGGTTTTACCTGCTGATGTATATGCTGAAATTAAGAAAAATACGCTTTCACAAGTTCGTGGTACAGTACAAGCCGATATTTTAAAAGAAGATCAAGCACAAAATACCTGTATTTTTTCAACTGAATTTGCATTGCGCTTAATGGGTGATGTTCAAGAATATTTTATCAATAAAAACGTACGTAATTTTTATTCGGTATCTATTTCGGGTTATCATATTGCCGAAGCAGGTGCTAATCCAGTAACTCAATTGGCATTTACATTAGCAAATGGTTTTACGTATGTAGAATATTACTTGTCGCGCGGTATGGATATCAATGCGTTTGGTCCAAACTTGTCGTTCTTTTTCTCAAATGGAATCGATCCAGAATATTCAGTAATAGGTCGTGTGGCTCGTAGAATTTGGGCAAAAGCATTAAAGCAAAAATACGGAGCAAATGAACGTGCGCAAATGTTAAAATATCATATTCAAACATCTGGTAGATCGTTACACGCCCAAGAAATTGATTTTAACGATATACGTACAACTTTACAAGCATTGTATGCAATTTACGACAACTGTAACTCATTACACACCAATGCGTACGATGAGGCTATTACAACACCTACCGAAGAATCAGTGCGTAGAGCAATGGCAATTCAGTTAATTATAAATAAAGAGTTAGGATTGGCTAAGAACGAAAACCCAATTCAAGGTTCATTTATTATTGAAGAATTAACTGATTTAGTTGAAGAAGCTGTTTTGTCTGAATTTGATAGAATTACAGAACGTGGGGGTGTTTTAGGTGCTATGGAAACTATGTACCAACGTTCAAAAATTCAAGAAGAATCGTTGTATTACGAAACACTTAAACACAATGGCGATTTTCCTATAATTGGGGTAAATACGTTTTTAAGTTCAACAGGTTCAAAAACAGTTGTTCCTGCCGAAGTAATTCGTGCAACTGAAGAAGAAAAACAATTCCAGATACACACAAAAGAAAATCTTCATGCTGCAAAAGCAAGCGAGGCTGGATCGGAATTAGCTAGAATTCAGGAAGCTGCAATTCAAAATAAAAATATTTTTGAAGCATTAATGGATGCAACTAAAGTATGTTCGTTAGGACAAATTACAGACGCTTTATTTAAAGTAGGTGGGCAATACCGCCGTAATATGTAA
- a CDS encoding ABC-F family ATP-binding cassette domain-containing protein produces the protein MNYLSVENISKSFGARTLFEGVSFGINKDQKIAFVAKNGTGKSTILSIINGLDFPDTGQVVIRKGIRMEFLSQDPDLQDELTIEESIFASDNDVLKIIERYEKALENIDDQEEYQKAFEQMEIHNAWDFETQYKQILFKLKLEDLKLKVKNLSGGQRKRLALAIVLINKPDLLILDEPTNHLDLEMIEWLEDYFAKENITLFMVTHDRFFLERVCNEIIELDNGKIYQYKGNYSYYLQKKEERIASENASIDKAKNLFVKELDWMRRQPKARTTKSKSRQDDFYVIKEKAHSRRKEHQLELEINMERMGSKVIEMHNVSLSFNDKIILKNFDYLFNRGERIGIIGKNGTGKSTFLNILTQTLQPNSGKVVIGETIKVGYYTQSGINPKPEQKVIDIIKEFGEYIPLTKGRSISAGQLLERFLFDRKKQHDFVEKLSGGELKRLYLCTVLIQNPNFLILDEPTNDLDIVTLNVLENFLLDYPGCLLVVSHDRYFMDKIVDHLFVFRGEGEIEDFPGNYSDFRVYEDSIEPIKDDSPKEKTNWKDNQPKKSGLSFNEQKEFSKIEREIKDLEYQKKQLEESFSNGSIPESDLITKGTELQKIIENLDAKEERWFELSSKMEE, from the coding sequence ATGAATTATCTTTCAGTAGAAAATATATCAAAATCTTTCGGGGCACGCACATTGTTCGAAGGTGTTTCGTTTGGAATTAATAAAGATCAAAAAATAGCCTTTGTTGCTAAAAACGGAACGGGAAAATCAACAATTTTGAGTATCATTAATGGATTAGATTTTCCTGATACCGGACAGGTGGTTATTCGTAAAGGTATCCGAATGGAATTTTTATCTCAAGATCCCGATTTACAAGATGAATTAACTATTGAAGAAAGCATTTTTGCATCGGATAACGATGTTTTAAAAATTATTGAACGCTACGAAAAAGCATTAGAAAATATTGATGATCAGGAAGAATATCAAAAAGCGTTTGAACAAATGGAAATTCACAACGCTTGGGATTTTGAAACCCAATACAAACAAATTCTTTTTAAATTAAAGTTAGAAGATTTAAAGCTTAAGGTTAAAAATCTATCAGGTGGGCAGCGCAAACGCTTGGCTTTGGCTATTGTTTTAATTAATAAACCCGATTTGTTGATTTTAGACGAACCTACTAACCACCTTGATTTAGAAATGATTGAATGGTTAGAAGATTATTTTGCTAAAGAAAATATTACTTTGTTCATGGTTACTCACGACCGTTTTTTTCTGGAACGTGTTTGTAATGAGATTATTGAATTAGACAACGGAAAAATTTATCAATACAAAGGCAATTATTCGTATTATTTACAAAAGAAAGAAGAACGAATTGCATCTGAAAACGCATCTATAGATAAAGCTAAAAACCTTTTTGTGAAAGAATTAGATTGGATGCGTCGTCAGCCAAAAGCGCGAACAACCAAGTCGAAATCTCGTCAAGATGATTTTTATGTAATTAAAGAAAAAGCCCATTCACGTCGTAAAGAACACCAGTTAGAACTAGAGATTAACATGGAGCGCATGGGGTCAAAAGTTATTGAAATGCATAATGTATCGTTATCTTTTAACGATAAAATTATTTTAAAAAACTTTGATTATTTATTTAATCGCGGCGAACGTATAGGTATAATTGGTAAAAACGGAACAGGAAAATCAACCTTTTTAAACATACTTACACAAACTTTACAACCAAATTCGGGCAAAGTTGTTATTGGCGAAACTATTAAAGTTGGGTATTATACGCAAAGTGGTATTAATCCTAAACCTGAGCAAAAAGTTATTGATATTATTAAAGAATTTGGCGAATACATTCCGCTAACAAAAGGGAGAAGTATATCGGCAGGACAATTGCTTGAACGTTTTTTATTCGATAGAAAAAAACAACACGATTTTGTTGAAAAATTAAGCGGTGGTGAATTAAAGCGCTTGTATTTGTGTACTGTTTTAATACAAAATCCTAATTTTTTAATATTAGATGAGCCTACCAATGATTTAGATATTGTAACCTTAAATGTATTAGAAAACTTTTTGTTAGATTATCCAGGTTGCTTATTGGTAGTGTCGCACGATCGTTATTTTATGGATAAAATTGTTGATCACTTATTTGTTTTTAGAGGCGAAGGTGAAATTGAAGATTTTCCAGGAAATTATTCAGATTTTAGAGTTTATGAGGATTCTATAGAACCAATAAAAGACGATTCTCCTAAAGAAAAGACTAATTGGAAAGATAATCAACCTAAAAAATCGGGACTAAGTTTTAATGAACAAAAAGAGTTTTCTAAAATTGAACGTGAAATAAAAGATTTAGAATATCAAAAAAAGCAGTTAGAAGAAAGTTTTTCTAACGGCAGCATTCCAGAAAGCGATTTAATTACAAAAGGTACCGAATTACAAAAAATAATTGAAAATTTAGACGCAAAAGAAGAACGTTGGTTTGAACTTTCGTCTAAAATGGAAGAATAA
- a CDS encoding NUDIX hydrolase — MYKVFINDKPLFLTSELQKEADFKYFLLNTIDLQKLIAQYFDGSVNNAFLYHPNKNQLLKIFKDKITINKAGGGLVENENGEILFIFRNGKWDLPKGGTEKNETMEETAMREVEEETGCKNLKITNKLQKTYHIFKRNGEYRLKITNWYAMQTNFTGDLFAQAEEGIEKVVWVNKNDVSTLLQNSYMNIKLLFNENCKQLNTTVKTEKGVY; from the coding sequence ATGTATAAAGTTTTTATTAATGATAAACCACTTTTTTTAACTAGTGAGTTACAAAAAGAAGCTGATTTCAAATATTTTTTGCTTAACACCATTGATTTGCAAAAATTAATTGCCCAATATTTTGATGGAAGTGTAAACAATGCTTTTTTATACCACCCTAACAAAAACCAATTATTAAAAATTTTTAAAGATAAAATTACTATAAACAAAGCAGGTGGTGGTTTGGTTGAAAATGAAAATGGTGAAATTTTATTTATTTTTAGAAACGGAAAATGGGATTTACCTAAAGGTGGAACTGAAAAAAACGAAACAATGGAAGAAACAGCCATGCGTGAAGTTGAAGAAGAAACAGGCTGTAAAAACTTAAAAATCACCAATAAACTTCAAAAAACCTACCATATTTTTAAACGCAATGGTGAATATCGCTTAAAAATAACAAATTGGTATGCTATGCAAACTAATTTTACTGGCGATTTATTTGCACAAGCCGAAGAGGGTATTGAAAAGGTTGTTTGGGTAAATAAAAATGATGTTTCTACATTATTACAAAATTCATATATGAATATTAAATTGTTGTTTAACGAAAATTGTAAACAGTTAAACACAACGGTAAAAACAGAAAAAGGAGTTTATTAA
- a CDS encoding N-acetylmuramidase domain-containing protein, with translation MNQQLINTIKEHSKVNRVPFEVMMAIIEVETPGYGFDKNTGKLLIQFEPSWYRKLEPYAPSGAWSVNKVDVQSKEWIAFNSAFAIDAESAMKATSIGLPQIMGFHYKRLGYKTVGDMWNDFKKGEHQQVMALFRFILTDKNLLQSVRTKNFHMIAYIYNGAKYKEMAKKWKREPYNISLEKSAKKWEFKKM, from the coding sequence ATGAATCAGCAGCTAATTAACACAATAAAAGAACATTCAAAGGTAAATCGTGTTCCTTTTGAAGTAATGATGGCCATAATCGAGGTTGAAACACCTGGTTACGGATTCGATAAAAACACAGGTAAACTATTAATTCAGTTTGAACCAAGTTGGTATCGCAAATTAGAACCTTATGCACCATCGGGCGCGTGGAGTGTGAATAAGGTCGATGTGCAAAGTAAAGAATGGATTGCCTTTAATTCTGCATTTGCAATTGATGCCGAAAGTGCCATGAAAGCCACAAGTATAGGTTTGCCACAAATTATGGGCTTTCATTATAAACGATTAGGTTACAAAACAGTTGGCGATATGTGGAACGATTTTAAAAAAGGCGAACACCAACAAGTAATGGCTTTATTTAGATTTATTTTAACCGATAAAAACCTGCTACAATCGGTACGTACAAAAAACTTTCACATGATAGCCTATATTTACAACGGAGCCAAATACAAAGAAATGGCCAAAAAATGGAAGCGCGAGCCTTACAACATATCTTTAGAAAAGTCGGCCAAAAAATGGGAATTTAAAAAAATGTAG